A window from Planctomicrobium piriforme encodes these proteins:
- a CDS encoding DUF5682 family protein, protein MRSMNPVANSVNHADEDVRQALGRLCDCNADVVYFPVRHHSPVAASLVDSLIQRLRPTAVLIEGPSDFNAHLEELFLDHELPIAIYSYFRKGTIHGGAYYPFCEYSPEWAALQAAQRIGAAVEFIDIPWSTVAHEDGLMHRFADGELRRGRFVDLLCQRMQVEDFDDLWDQLIESHPALELNDYLQRTHALCLQIRLWDEHISMADRKREAFMADRIRAVHADGKYPILVVTGGYHSGALAALHENLECPGIELMPAEAGPSAISFDEVGIALTTYSYERLDSLTGYNAGMPNPGFYEQAWRQRQAGSGFSHAALLQDLVRELRIRKQTMSTADLIAVETSARALAALRGRKHVWRRDLVDGVTSALIKDELEVGCESPFLSAVHAVLRGNRRGKLATGTRLPPLVVDIRDQLFATALEPKLQVQDLALDLLQPADLAKSRLLNRLRLLQIRGFEFIGGTDFLKRHNLRELRETWRIRWSPEFEASCIEASRFGTLLVDAVSNRLAEAASQPLTNAEVAAELLVEAARAGIEILSETLFDKLRRLIDAEAAFASITGALGHLLFLYCHDEALGTKEVPRIGALLDVTFERTLWVLEALGQAGGDARTQLRGMRAILETWQRANRILSLQQNEFSAVMHRVESDPRKPAALRGAAAGVLWTIGMANDEQILADLLLFAVPSDLGDFLAGLFAVAREVAQRHAQLVQTIDRLVNGFGANDFQEALPSLRLAFTYFTPREQHYMLSTLFDSLGLKPAQPLATLKVDAATAAEALALEERLFELIARYGLECRDE, encoded by the coding sequence ATGCGTTCTATGAATCCCGTGGCGAACTCGGTTAACCACGCGGACGAAGATGTCCGGCAAGCGTTAGGACGGCTCTGCGACTGCAACGCAGACGTCGTTTATTTCCCCGTTCGACATCACAGCCCGGTCGCCGCCTCGCTAGTGGACTCGCTCATTCAGAGACTTCGGCCGACTGCCGTGCTTATCGAGGGTCCCAGCGATTTCAACGCACATCTCGAGGAACTGTTTCTCGATCACGAACTGCCGATTGCGATCTACAGCTATTTCCGCAAGGGGACGATTCACGGCGGGGCGTACTATCCGTTCTGTGAGTATTCGCCGGAATGGGCTGCCCTGCAGGCAGCGCAGCGGATCGGAGCAGCGGTCGAGTTCATCGATATTCCATGGTCAACGGTTGCCCACGAGGACGGTTTGATGCATCGCTTTGCAGACGGCGAATTGCGCCGCGGGCGATTCGTCGACTTGCTCTGCCAGCGGATGCAGGTCGAGGATTTCGACGACTTGTGGGATCAGTTGATTGAATCGCATCCAGCACTGGAATTGAATGACTATCTCCAGCGGACTCATGCACTCTGCCTGCAGATCCGGTTGTGGGACGAGCACATCAGCATGGCTGATCGCAAACGAGAAGCTTTCATGGCAGACCGGATTCGCGCCGTTCATGCTGATGGAAAATATCCGATTCTTGTGGTCACCGGCGGTTACCATAGCGGTGCGCTCGCGGCTCTTCACGAAAATCTGGAATGTCCCGGTATCGAACTGATGCCGGCAGAAGCGGGGCCCTCGGCAATATCATTTGATGAAGTCGGAATCGCCCTCACGACTTATTCTTACGAACGTCTGGACAGTCTGACAGGTTATAACGCCGGCATGCCCAACCCGGGATTCTATGAACAGGCCTGGCGACAACGACAAGCCGGAAGTGGATTCTCTCATGCTGCGCTGCTGCAGGATCTTGTTCGAGAACTGCGGATCCGCAAACAGACGATGAGCACTGCGGACCTGATCGCCGTGGAAACTTCGGCACGCGCTTTGGCGGCACTCCGTGGTCGCAAGCACGTCTGGCGAAGGGATCTCGTCGATGGAGTCACCTCGGCTCTCATCAAGGATGAACTGGAAGTCGGATGCGAATCGCCATTTTTATCCGCGGTGCACGCAGTGTTGCGGGGAAATCGCCGCGGGAAACTGGCGACGGGGACTCGCTTGCCACCGTTAGTCGTCGACATCCGCGACCAGCTGTTCGCCACCGCTCTAGAACCGAAACTGCAAGTGCAGGATCTGGCCCTCGATCTCTTGCAGCCTGCGGATCTCGCCAAAAGCCGATTGCTGAATCGCCTCCGTCTGCTGCAAATCAGGGGCTTCGAATTCATTGGCGGAACCGATTTTCTGAAACGGCACAATCTCCGGGAATTGCGTGAGACCTGGCGCATCCGCTGGAGTCCCGAGTTCGAGGCTTCCTGCATCGAAGCTTCGCGATTTGGAACTTTACTCGTGGATGCCGTTTCGAATCGACTCGCGGAGGCTGCCAGCCAGCCGCTCACGAATGCCGAAGTCGCTGCGGAATTGTTAGTCGAAGCGGCGCGCGCAGGAATTGAGATTCTCTCGGAGACGTTATTCGATAAGTTGAGGCGACTTATTGATGCGGAAGCTGCATTTGCTTCCATCACCGGTGCTCTGGGACATCTGCTCTTCCTCTACTGCCATGACGAAGCGCTGGGAACGAAGGAAGTCCCGCGAATCGGAGCCCTGTTGGATGTGACATTTGAACGCACGCTCTGGGTACTTGAAGCTTTGGGACAGGCCGGCGGCGATGCCCGCACGCAACTCCGGGGAATGCGAGCCATTCTCGAAACGTGGCAACGAGCAAATCGCATCCTCAGTTTGCAGCAGAACGAATTCTCTGCCGTTATGCATCGGGTTGAGAGCGATCCTCGTAAACCGGCGGCACTGCGCGGTGCGGCTGCAGGGGTTCTCTGGACAATCGGAATGGCCAATGACGAACAGATTCTCGCCGATTTGCTCCTGTTCGCCGTGCCGAGCGATCTCGGCGATTTTCTCGCGGGACTCTTTGCGGTCGCGCGAGAAGTTGCACAACGGCATGCGCAACTGGTGCAAACCATCGACCGGCTTGTGAATGGATTTGGTGCAAACGATTTCCAGGAAGCGCTGCCTTCGTTGCGGCTGGCATTTACTTACTTCACGCCGCGGGAGCAACATTACATGCTGTCGACGTTGTTCGATTCACTCGGACTGAAGCCCGCTCAACCCCTGGCGACTCTGAAAGTCGATGCCGCGACCGCCGCCGAAGCACTCGCGCTGGAAGAGCGGTTATTCGAGTTGATCGCACGCTACGGATTGGAGTGCCGCGATGAGTAA